One window of the Camelus dromedarius isolate mCamDro1 chromosome 15, mCamDro1.pat, whole genome shotgun sequence genome contains the following:
- the CD207 gene encoding C-type lectin domain family 4 member K has translation MKGAESEVPDAHFTVDKQNVSLWPRGKNLRKACSELDPPPKTGRSLVLGRCLTVGAAVIFLTLVLLASVLLQAILYPWFLGTISDVKTNAQVLESRVDNISALSSEVKRNRGGVEAAGVQVQMVNASLDHMRSQIRRLETGVKEANARIQTLTSSWEAVDKLNAQIPGLQRDLDKASALNAKVQGLQSSLENISKLLKQQNDILQAASQGWKYFRGNFYYFSRISKTWYSAEQFCMSRNSHLTSVTSESEQEFLYKMAGGLLYWIGLTKAGSEGDWYWVDDTPFNKVQSARFWIPGEPNNTGNNEHCANIKQSSLRSWNDASCDNTFLFICKRPYIPSEP, from the exons ATGAAGGGCGCCGAGAGCGAGGTCCCCGACGCGCACTTCACTGTAGATAAACAGAATGTCTCCCTGTGGCCTCGAGGCAAGAACCTGCGCAAAGCCTGCTCGGAGCTTG ATCCTCCTCCCAAGACAGGTCGGTCTCTGGTTCTGGGGAGATGTCTCACCGTCGGCGCTGCGGTCATCTTCCTGACGCTGGTCCTGCTCGCCTCGGTCCTGCTGCAGGCCATTCTCT ATCCCTGGTTTCTGGGCACAATATCAGATGTCAAGACCAACGCCCAGGTGCTGGAAAGCCGTGTGGACAACATCAGCGCCCTGAGTTCTGAAGTTAAGAGGAACAGAGGCGGCGTGGAAGCAGCTGGCGTGCAGGTCCAGATGGTGAATGCCAGCCTGGATCACATGCGATCTCAGATCCGGAGGCTGGAAACCGGTGTGAAGGAAGCCAATGCACGGATCCAGACACTAACAAGTAGTTGGGAAGCAGTTGATAAGTTAAATGCCCAAATCCCAGGGTTACAAAGAGATCTGGACAAAGCCAGCGCTTTAAATGCAAAGGTCCAGGGACTCCAGAGCAGTTTAGAGAACATCAGCAAGTTGCTCAAACAGCAAA ATGACATTCTACAGGCAGCTTCTCAAGGCTGGAAGTACTTCAGGGGgaacttctattatttttctcgAATTTCAAAGACATGGTACAGTGCCGAGCAGTTCTGTATGTCCAGGAATTCACACCTGACCTCAGTGACCTCAGAGAGTGAACAG GAGTTTCTCTACAAGATGGCAGGCGGACTTTTATACTGGATTGGCCTGACCAAAGCAGGAAGTGAGGGGGACTGGTACTGGGTGGATGATACCCCATTCAACAAGGTCCAGAGTGCGAG GTTCTGGATTCCGGGTGAGCCCAACAACACTGGGAACAACGAACATTGTGCCAATATAAAGCAGTCCTCACTTCGGTCGTGGAATGATGCCTCCTGTGACAATACgtttctcttcatctgtaaacgaCCCTATATCCCATCAGAGCCATGA